In a genomic window of Polycladomyces abyssicola:
- a CDS encoding sigma 54-interacting transcriptional regulator, producing the protein MKRFLIVGGGKGGTALLRTLSEMDRVAVMGVVDVNDQAPAIRLAREKGIPTGTDVTPFLRERPDVILEVTGDPAVYDRLCRLTEQGTLVISGAVANLMLQLIEEKETWFEAWRSRQRELDAILNSTHDGMIAVNKQGKITLFNRAAERLMKMSMSDVMGKPVTETIPNTRLDYVLKTGKRELNRQQTLPDGTRIVTNRVPVTDRNGNVIGAVAVFRDITEVASLSQQVTNLESMKSLLQAIIDSSDDAISVVDAQGIGILINPAYTRLTGLKPEEVIGKPADTDISEGESMHMKVLKTRQPVRGVPMKVGPHRKDVVVNVAPIIVDGELKGSVGILHDMSEIQKLNQELERARRIIRTLEAKYTFDDIIGRSEAFTYAVEQARQAAKTRATVLLRGESGTGKELFAHAIHNDSDRKYHQFVRVNCAAISESLLESELFGYVEGAFTGARRGGKKGLFEEASGGTIFLDEIGELAPNIQAKLLRVLQEKEVLRVGGTKPIPVDVRVIAATNVDLEKAIREKRFREDLYYRLNVLPIHIPPLRQRKEDLPDLALHVIKRFNLEYGRNVETIDPRALQALQSYSWPGNVRELENVLGRAMINMGYHERTMRLEHLPPLEAKSRAVFPDMENGTEGETLQEVLARVEKETILRTYRQCGGNKTETARRLGISVRNLYYKLERYQLDSDPEMDM; encoded by the coding sequence GTGAAACGGTTTCTGATTGTGGGTGGGGGAAAGGGAGGAACGGCACTTCTTCGAACCTTGTCCGAAATGGACCGAGTGGCGGTGATGGGTGTGGTCGATGTGAACGATCAGGCTCCCGCCATTCGTTTGGCACGGGAAAAGGGGATTCCGACCGGTACGGATGTGACTCCCTTTCTGCGCGAGCGGCCCGATGTCATCTTAGAGGTGACCGGAGACCCGGCCGTTTACGACCGTTTGTGTCGTCTCACGGAGCAGGGAACCCTCGTGATCTCGGGTGCCGTCGCCAATCTCATGTTGCAGTTGATCGAAGAGAAAGAAACGTGGTTTGAGGCATGGCGGTCCCGGCAACGGGAATTGGACGCGATCCTCAATTCCACGCATGACGGGATGATCGCCGTCAACAAACAGGGGAAAATCACGCTGTTTAACCGGGCGGCTGAACGATTGATGAAAATGAGCATGTCCGACGTGATGGGCAAACCTGTAACGGAGACGATCCCCAATACCCGTCTGGATTATGTGCTGAAAACCGGCAAACGGGAGCTGAACCGCCAACAGACATTGCCCGACGGTACGCGAATCGTGACCAACCGCGTGCCGGTGACAGACCGTAATGGCAATGTGATCGGCGCCGTGGCCGTTTTTCGGGACATCACGGAAGTGGCCTCCCTCAGTCAGCAAGTGACCAACCTGGAAAGCATGAAAAGTTTGCTACAAGCCATTATCGACTCCTCCGACGATGCCATCTCCGTCGTGGATGCGCAGGGGATCGGCATTCTGATCAACCCCGCCTATACCCGGTTGACCGGCCTGAAGCCGGAGGAGGTGATCGGGAAGCCGGCTGACACCGACATCTCCGAAGGGGAAAGCATGCACATGAAGGTGCTGAAGACACGGCAACCGGTTCGCGGGGTGCCGATGAAAGTGGGTCCGCACCGCAAGGATGTCGTCGTCAATGTTGCCCCGATTATCGTCGATGGGGAATTGAAGGGCAGTGTCGGCATTTTGCACGATATGTCCGAGATCCAAAAGCTGAATCAGGAGTTGGAGCGGGCCCGGCGGATCATCCGCACACTGGAGGCGAAGTATACGTTCGACGACATCATCGGCCGAAGCGAGGCGTTTACCTATGCGGTCGAACAAGCCCGACAAGCGGCGAAAACACGGGCGACGGTTCTGTTGCGGGGGGAATCCGGTACCGGAAAAGAGCTGTTCGCTCATGCGATCCACAATGACAGCGACCGGAAATACCATCAGTTCGTCCGTGTCAACTGTGCGGCCATTTCCGAATCGCTGTTGGAAAGCGAGCTGTTTGGATATGTCGAGGGGGCGTTCACCGGGGCGCGTCGCGGCGGCAAAAAGGGATTGTTTGAGGAGGCGAGTGGGGGCACCATTTTTTTGGATGAAATCGGAGAGTTGGCCCCCAACATTCAAGCCAAACTCTTGCGTGTCCTGCAGGAGAAGGAGGTACTCCGTGTCGGGGGAACCAAACCAATCCCCGTCGATGTGCGGGTAATTGCCGCCACCAATGTCGATTTAGAAAAGGCGATCCGGGAAAAACGCTTCCGGGAAGATTTGTACTACCGGCTCAATGTCTTGCCGATCCACATTCCGCCCTTGCGTCAACGAAAAGAGGATTTACCTGACTTGGCCCTGCATGTGATCAAGCGGTTCAACCTAGAATACGGGCGCAATGTGGAGACGATCGATCCGCGGGCGCTTCAGGCCTTGCAATCCTATTCATGGCCCGGGAATGTGCGGGAGCTGGAGAACGTGTTGGGTCGGGCGATGATTAACATGGGTTATCACGAACGAACGATGCGGTTAGAGCATTTGCCGCCGTTGGAAGCGAAGTCCCGTGCGGTGTTCCCGGACATGGAGAATGGGACGGAAGGGGAAACGCTCCAGGAAGTGTTGGCCCGCGTCGAAAAGGAGACCATCCTCCGCACCTATCGTCAATGTGGCGGCAACAAGACGGAAACGGCCCGGCGGTTGGGCATCTCCGTGCGCAATCTCTATTACAAGTTGGAGCGTTATCAGTTGGATTCGGATCCGGAGATGGATATGTAG
- the ptb gene encoding phosphate butyryltransferase — MEAIRTFSEILAKAEALEPVTVAVAAADDREVLEAVADAKKRQIADFRLFGDRNKIRAIADEIGLSLNPDMVTDQPNPALASREAVQAVREGQADVVMKGMVQTADFLRAVLNKEAGLRGSGVLSHVATFEVPGYDRLIHVTDPALNIAPSLQEKVQIVQNVVRLCHSLDLAEPKVAVLGAVEVVNPNMQPTLDAAALAQMNRRGQIKGAVVDGPFALDNAVSVEAAEHKGIKSPVAGRADVLLVPDIEAGNMLYKSMVYFARSKIGGLVLGAKVPVVLTSRADTHEAKLNSIAMAVLQADFNKRQA; from the coding sequence ATGGAAGCTATTCGTACTTTTTCTGAAATCTTGGCGAAAGCTGAAGCACTGGAACCTGTTACTGTCGCGGTAGCCGCAGCGGATGACCGGGAGGTGCTGGAAGCAGTCGCCGACGCGAAAAAACGGCAAATCGCCGATTTCCGCCTGTTCGGTGATCGGAACAAAATCCGGGCGATTGCGGATGAAATTGGTTTGTCGCTGAACCCGGACATGGTGACCGATCAACCGAACCCTGCTCTCGCGAGTCGGGAAGCGGTTCAGGCTGTTCGCGAAGGACAAGCGGATGTAGTGATGAAGGGGATGGTCCAAACCGCAGACTTCCTGCGGGCAGTACTCAACAAAGAGGCGGGCTTGCGTGGTTCCGGCGTGCTGAGCCACGTGGCGACGTTTGAGGTACCGGGGTACGACCGGTTGATTCACGTAACCGACCCGGCGCTCAATATCGCTCCGTCACTTCAGGAGAAAGTGCAAATCGTGCAAAACGTCGTCCGGTTGTGTCATTCGCTGGACCTTGCCGAACCCAAAGTGGCCGTACTCGGAGCGGTGGAAGTAGTCAATCCCAACATGCAACCTACACTGGATGCGGCGGCACTCGCACAAATGAACCGTCGTGGACAAATCAAGGGGGCTGTCGTCGACGGTCCGTTTGCGCTGGACAATGCCGTATCGGTGGAAGCAGCCGAGCACAAAGGAATTAAAAGCCCGGTGGCGGGTCGTGCCGATGTGCTTTTGGTCCCCGATATTGAAGCGGGTAACATGCTCTATAAATCCATGGTCTACTTTGCCCGCAGCAAAATCGGTGGTCTGGTGTTGGGAGCCAAGGTACCCGTTGTCCTCACTTCGCGAGCGGATACGCACGAAGCCAAACTGAACTCGATCGCGATGGCGGTGTTACAGGCGGATTTCAATAAACGTCAAGCATAA
- a CDS encoding Leu/Phe/Val dehydrogenase yields the protein MKLFDYLQKYDYEQLLFCQDRESGLKAIIAIHDTTLGPALGGTRMWTYDSEEDAIIDALRLARGMTYKAAAAGLNLGGGKTVIIGDPRKDKNEAMFRAFGRFIQGLNGRYITAEDVGTTVEDMDIIHQETRYVTGVSPAFGSSGNPSPVTAYGVYVGMKAAAKKAFGNDSLSGKTVAVQGVGSVAYELCKYLHKEGAKLIVTDINQENLDRAVRDFGAEAVSPDKIYDVECDIFSPCALGAIINDETIDRLKCQVVAGSANNQLKEERHGDILQEKGIVYAPDYVINAGGLINVADELLGYNRDRAMKKVEGIYDNIMKVFEIAERDNIPTYKAADRMAEERIATLRQSRSMFLQNERHTLNMTHHN from the coding sequence ATGAAGCTGTTCGATTACCTGCAAAAATATGATTACGAGCAACTGCTGTTTTGCCAGGACCGGGAATCCGGTTTGAAAGCGATCATTGCCATTCACGATACCACGCTTGGCCCCGCTTTGGGTGGTACCCGGATGTGGACCTACGATTCCGAAGAAGATGCCATCATTGACGCCCTGCGTTTGGCCCGTGGCATGACCTACAAAGCAGCGGCGGCCGGATTGAACCTGGGCGGGGGGAAAACAGTCATCATCGGTGACCCGCGTAAGGACAAAAACGAAGCGATGTTCCGAGCGTTCGGTCGGTTTATCCAGGGCCTGAACGGTCGTTACATCACCGCCGAAGACGTGGGCACCACCGTGGAAGATATGGACATCATCCATCAGGAAACCCGCTACGTGACGGGGGTGTCCCCGGCATTCGGTTCCAGCGGCAACCCCTCTCCTGTGACGGCTTACGGTGTCTATGTTGGAATGAAAGCGGCGGCCAAAAAAGCTTTCGGCAATGATTCGCTGTCCGGAAAAACGGTGGCGGTGCAGGGGGTCGGCAGCGTCGCATACGAGCTCTGCAAATACTTGCATAAAGAAGGAGCCAAGTTGATCGTCACCGACATCAACCAGGAAAATTTGGATCGCGCCGTTCGTGATTTCGGGGCAGAAGCGGTGTCTCCGGACAAAATCTACGATGTCGAGTGCGACATTTTCTCTCCGTGTGCGTTGGGGGCGATCATCAACGACGAAACGATTGACCGCTTGAAATGCCAAGTGGTCGCCGGGTCCGCCAATAACCAGCTGAAAGAGGAACGCCACGGTGACATTCTCCAAGAAAAAGGCATCGTGTATGCACCCGATTACGTGATCAACGCCGGCGGTCTGATCAACGTGGCTGACGAATTGTTGGGTTACAACCGCGATCGGGCGATGAAAAAAGTGGAAGGCATCTACGACAACATCATGAAGGTATTTGAAATCGCCGAGCGGGACAACATCCCGACCTACAAGGCAGCTGACCGGATGGCGGAGGAACGTATCGCCACCTTGCGCCAATCCCGCAGCATGTTCTTGCAAAATGAACGCCACACCTTGAATATGACGCATCACAATTAA
- the buk gene encoding butyrate kinase, with amino-acid sequence MQEPIRVLAINPGSTSTKIGVFDGEKQILEETLRHDPEELSKFDHLFDQYEFRKQLILDTLDREGINLTRLRAVVGRGGLLRPIPGGTYRVNEAMMNDLRSGEYGVHASNLGAILAYEIASKLNIPAFIVDPVVVDELEPIARISGMPVIERRSIFHALNQKAVARRVAAKLGKTYQECRFVIAHMGGGITVGAHQKGRVIDVNNGLHGEGPFSPERAGTLPVGDLVALCFSGKYFAGEIMKMIVGKGGLMGYLGTTDAREVEERIEKGDKQAALIYSAMAYQVAKEIGAYATVLEGKLDAIILTGGLAYGKMFTDQIVERIGWIAPVHIVPGENELQALAEGALRVVRGEEEALTYPPEPVRKDVE; translated from the coding sequence GTGCAGGAACCGATTCGGGTATTGGCCATCAATCCGGGTTCGACCTCGACCAAAATCGGCGTGTTTGACGGCGAGAAGCAGATTTTGGAAGAAACGTTGCGGCACGACCCGGAAGAGCTGAGCAAGTTTGATCATCTGTTTGATCAATACGAGTTTCGCAAACAGCTGATTTTGGACACACTGGACCGAGAAGGCATCAACCTGACACGTCTGCGCGCCGTGGTGGGACGGGGTGGTTTGCTCCGTCCCATCCCCGGCGGCACGTATCGGGTGAACGAAGCGATGATGAATGATTTGCGCTCCGGGGAGTACGGGGTGCACGCCTCCAACTTGGGTGCTATACTCGCTTATGAAATCGCTTCCAAACTGAATATTCCTGCGTTTATCGTCGATCCCGTTGTGGTGGACGAGCTGGAGCCGATCGCTCGGATCTCCGGGATGCCGGTGATTGAAAGGCGCAGTATCTTTCACGCGTTGAACCAAAAGGCGGTCGCACGGCGTGTAGCGGCTAAATTGGGTAAAACCTACCAGGAGTGTCGGTTCGTCATCGCGCATATGGGGGGCGGAATCACTGTCGGCGCCCATCAAAAGGGTCGCGTGATCGATGTGAATAATGGATTGCACGGCGAAGGTCCCTTTTCTCCCGAACGCGCGGGTACATTGCCGGTAGGAGATCTGGTTGCATTGTGTTTTTCGGGAAAATATTTCGCCGGTGAAATCATGAAGATGATCGTCGGAAAAGGTGGACTGATGGGATATCTCGGTACCACCGATGCCCGTGAAGTGGAAGAGCGGATCGAGAAGGGTGACAAGCAGGCGGCATTGATCTATTCGGCCATGGCGTATCAGGTGGCCAAGGAGATCGGCGCTTACGCCACTGTTTTGGAGGGCAAACTGGACGCGATCATCTTGACCGGCGGATTGGCATACGGGAAGATGTTTACAGATCAAATCGTCGAACGCATCGGTTGGATTGCACCAGTGCACATCGTTCCGGGTGAAAACGAATTGCAGGCGTTGGCAGAAGGTGCGCTCCGCGTGGTGCGCGGCGAGGAGGAAGCTCTCACATATCCGCCTGAACCGGTTAGAAAGGATGTGGAATGA
- the lpdA gene encoding dihydrolipoyl dehydrogenase: protein MAENYDLVVLGAGPGGYVAAIRAAQLGMKVAVVEKEKVGGVCLHKGCIPSKSLLRSAELYHDMKNSESYGISVGDVKLDMNLVQARKQKVVDQLHKGVQHLLKKNGVTVYEGTGRILGPSIFSPMPGTIAVERNDGGEAEMLVPQFVLIATGSRPRSLPGLEMDGVYVMNSDHALQMDQLPKSIVIIGGGVIGIEWASMLNDFGVDVTVVEFADRILPFEDADVSKEMTRILKKRKVKIHTGAKVIPESVKAESGSVTLKAEKGGETIELSAEKVLISVGRQANVEGIGLENTSIKVERGIIQVNQYMQTAESHIYAIGDVVGGYQLAHVASHEGIIAVEHMAGKHPHPLDPNMVPRCTYGRPEIGSIGLTEDQAKEQGYDVKVAKFPFRAVGKALVFGETDGFIKLIADKKTDDILGVHIIGPHATDMISEAGLAKVLDATPWELSHTIHPHPTLSEVFGEVAMAIDGAAIHAG, encoded by the coding sequence ATGGCGGAAAACTACGATTTGGTTGTTCTCGGAGCGGGGCCCGGAGGTTATGTGGCCGCGATCCGGGCTGCACAGTTGGGAATGAAAGTGGCCGTCGTGGAGAAGGAAAAGGTGGGCGGTGTCTGTCTGCACAAGGGGTGCATCCCCAGCAAATCACTGCTTCGCAGCGCGGAACTGTACCATGATATGAAAAACAGTGAAAGCTACGGCATTTCCGTCGGTGATGTGAAGCTGGATATGAATCTGGTACAGGCCCGCAAGCAGAAAGTAGTGGATCAACTGCACAAAGGCGTACAGCATCTGCTGAAGAAAAACGGTGTCACCGTTTACGAAGGAACGGGTCGTATCCTGGGGCCGTCCATTTTCTCCCCCATGCCGGGAACCATCGCTGTGGAGCGCAATGACGGCGGGGAAGCGGAGATGCTGGTACCGCAATTCGTACTGATTGCAACCGGTTCTCGTCCGCGCAGTTTACCCGGTCTGGAGATGGACGGCGTTTATGTGATGAACTCCGATCACGCCCTGCAAATGGACCAACTGCCGAAGTCCATTGTCATCATCGGAGGTGGTGTGATCGGCATCGAGTGGGCGTCGATGCTGAATGATTTCGGTGTGGACGTGACAGTCGTGGAGTTTGCCGACCGCATCCTGCCGTTTGAAGATGCCGACGTCAGCAAGGAAATGACGCGCATCCTGAAAAAGCGGAAAGTGAAAATCCACACCGGCGCCAAAGTGATACCGGAAAGCGTAAAGGCTGAAAGCGGTTCGGTGACATTGAAGGCGGAAAAGGGCGGGGAAACGATCGAACTGTCCGCCGAGAAGGTGCTCATCTCCGTCGGAAGACAAGCCAATGTGGAAGGCATCGGTCTGGAAAACACGTCGATTAAAGTGGAAAGAGGCATCATCCAGGTTAACCAATACATGCAAACGGCAGAATCCCACATCTATGCCATCGGCGATGTGGTTGGCGGTTATCAGTTGGCGCACGTGGCATCGCATGAGGGGATCATTGCCGTCGAACACATGGCGGGCAAGCACCCGCATCCGCTCGATCCGAACATGGTGCCCCGATGCACCTACGGCCGGCCGGAAATCGGCAGTATCGGCCTGACGGAGGACCAGGCCAAAGAACAGGGTTACGATGTCAAAGTGGCCAAATTCCCGTTCCGGGCCGTGGGCAAAGCCCTTGTGTTCGGGGAAACGGACGGTTTTATCAAATTGATCGCCGACAAGAAAACGGATGACATTCTGGGTGTGCACATTATCGGACCGCACGCCACGGACATGATTTCCGAAGCGGGATTGGCCAAGGTGCTGGATGCCACGCCGTGGGAGTTAAGCCATACGATCCATCCGCACCCGACATTGTCGGAAGTGTTTGGAGAAGTGGCGATGGCGATCGATGGAGCGGCCATCCACGCTGGGTGA
- a CDS encoding thiamine pyrophosphate-dependent dehydrogenase E1 component subunit alpha: protein MAKSRHAELGLSDEQVLEMYRYMVLARKIDERMWLLNRAGKIPFVISCQGQEGIQIGTAFALDKEKDFLCPYYRDLGMVLVFGQTARDQMLSAFAKAEDPNSGGRQMPGHFGGKKYRILSGSSPVTTQMLHAVGVAYAAKLKGEDLVAVTSCGEGSSNQGDFHEACNFAGVHKLPVIFLVENNKYAISVPLDKQVAGGSVAARAQGYGFPGVKVNGNDPLEVYKVMKEAVERARRGEGPTLVEAESYRLVPHSSDDDDRTYRSREEVEEARKKDSIVQFRQYLLDVGVLTEDKEKELLAAIQKEVDEATEYSEQAPYPQPEDTYKHVYAE from the coding sequence ATGGCGAAATCGCGTCATGCTGAACTGGGTTTGAGCGATGAGCAGGTATTGGAAATGTATCGCTACATGGTGCTCGCCCGCAAAATCGACGAGCGCATGTGGCTGTTGAACCGCGCGGGAAAAATCCCGTTCGTCATTTCCTGTCAGGGGCAAGAAGGTATTCAAATTGGAACCGCTTTCGCACTGGATAAGGAAAAAGATTTTCTCTGCCCATATTACCGTGATCTGGGGATGGTGCTGGTCTTCGGACAAACGGCAAGGGACCAGATGTTGTCCGCGTTTGCCAAGGCGGAAGACCCCAACTCCGGCGGTCGGCAGATGCCGGGCCACTTCGGCGGCAAGAAATACCGAATTCTCTCCGGTTCCAGCCCGGTGACCACACAGATGCTGCACGCGGTAGGCGTGGCATATGCCGCGAAACTGAAAGGAGAAGACCTGGTGGCCGTTACCTCCTGCGGCGAAGGTTCCAGCAACCAGGGTGATTTCCATGAGGCGTGCAACTTCGCCGGCGTACACAAGCTACCGGTGATTTTCCTGGTGGAGAACAACAAGTACGCTATTTCCGTGCCGCTCGACAAGCAGGTCGCCGGCGGCAGTGTGGCCGCGCGTGCACAAGGATACGGTTTCCCGGGTGTGAAAGTGAACGGAAACGACCCGCTGGAAGTGTACAAAGTGATGAAAGAAGCAGTGGAGCGTGCCCGTCGCGGCGAAGGTCCGACTTTGGTTGAAGCCGAGTCGTACCGGTTGGTTCCCCACTCCAGTGACGACGACGACCGGACCTATCGAAGCCGTGAAGAAGTGGAAGAAGCGCGGAAGAAGGATTCCATTGTGCAATTCCGTCAATACCTGTTGGATGTGGGTGTATTGACCGAGGATAAGGAAAAAGAATTGCTCGCCGCGATCCAAAAAGAAGTGGATGAAGCGACGGAGTACAGCGAGCAGGCGCCGTACCCGCAACCCGAAGATACCTACAAACACGTTTATGCGGAATAG
- a CDS encoding alpha-ketoacid dehydrogenase subunit beta, translating to MPVISYIDAVTMALREEMRRDDRVFVLGEDVGVRGGVFRATVGLYEEFGADRVLDTPLTESAIVGVAIGAAAYGMRPVAEIQFADFIMPAINQIVSEAAKLRYRSNGDWNCPLVIRAPYGGGVHGALYHSQSVEKMFNGIPGLKIVTPSTPYDVKGLLKAAIRDEDPVLFFEHKRCYRLIKGEVPEDDYTLPIGKAEVKREGTDVTVISYGLTLHFALQAAEQLEKEGISVHVLDLRTLLPLDKEAILEAAAKTGKVLIIHEDNKTGGVGGEVSAIIAEEALFELDAPIRRLCGPDVPAMPYSPPMEKEFMLNVDKVAKAIRELAEF from the coding sequence ATGCCGGTGATTTCGTATATCGATGCGGTAACCATGGCGTTGCGCGAGGAGATGCGCCGCGACGATCGCGTGTTTGTGCTGGGTGAAGATGTCGGCGTCCGGGGCGGCGTGTTCCGCGCTACGGTAGGATTGTACGAGGAATTCGGGGCAGACCGCGTGTTGGATACCCCGTTGACAGAGTCGGCCATCGTCGGTGTGGCGATCGGAGCGGCCGCTTACGGGATGCGTCCGGTGGCGGAGATTCAGTTTGCCGACTTCATCATGCCCGCCATTAACCAAATCGTGAGTGAGGCAGCTAAACTGCGCTACCGCTCCAACGGTGACTGGAACTGCCCGCTTGTGATCCGCGCTCCGTACGGCGGCGGTGTGCACGGTGCGTTGTATCACTCGCAGAGCGTGGAAAAAATGTTTAACGGCATTCCGGGGCTCAAAATCGTGACACCGTCCACTCCGTACGACGTCAAGGGGTTGTTAAAAGCAGCCATTCGTGACGAAGACCCGGTGCTCTTCTTTGAACACAAACGGTGTTATCGCTTGATCAAAGGGGAAGTGCCGGAGGACGATTACACCTTGCCGATCGGAAAAGCGGAAGTCAAACGGGAAGGTACCGACGTGACCGTGATCTCTTACGGTTTGACCCTGCATTTCGCCCTGCAAGCGGCCGAACAGTTGGAAAAAGAGGGCATCAGCGTGCACGTGTTGGATTTGCGTACGCTGCTGCCGCTGGACAAAGAAGCGATCTTGGAAGCGGCGGCTAAAACGGGTAAAGTGCTGATCATCCACGAAGACAACAAAACCGGCGGCGTCGGCGGCGAAGTTTCGGCCATCATCGCCGAAGAGGCGCTGTTTGAGTTGGATGCGCCGATCCGCCGTCTGTGCGGACCGGATGTGCCGGCTATGCCGTACAGCCCGCCGATGGAGAAGGAATTCATGCTGAACGTCGATAAAGTGGCCAAAGCGATCCGCGAGTTGGCCGAGTTCTAG
- a CDS encoding dihydrolipoamide acetyltransferase family protein, which produces MATDVTMPQLGESVTEGTITKWLKKPGDPVAKYEPICEVATDKVNAEVPATISGTMKEIIAEEGQTVEVGQLICRIEEEGAAATEAPAEEKKEEPKAEEAKTEAPAKKDQGETSMKRRYSPAVLRLAQEHNIDLEKIEGTGAGGRITRKDVLRVIESGQVDAVKAEKAKQEAAPQQAPAAEAARTATAPVSAPAVSDGKPTAGITLEEGDQEVPVTSVRKTIAQRMVQSKHEAPHAWTMMEADVTGLVQLRNKLKDEFKKREGVSLTFLPFFIKAVVDSLKEFPYLNAVWGGDKIILKKRINISIAVATDDALYVPVIKDADEKSILGLAKEIHRLVEKTRSGKLSLEDLQGGTFTVNNTGSFGSIASMPIINHPQAAIISMEAIVKKPVIFNDMIAVRDRVNLCLSLDHRILDGLMAGRFLQAVKKRLEAYGPDTQI; this is translated from the coding sequence ATGGCGACCGATGTGACGATGCCCCAGCTCGGTGAGAGCGTAACCGAGGGAACCATCACCAAATGGCTGAAGAAACCGGGTGATCCCGTTGCCAAGTATGAACCCATCTGTGAGGTGGCCACCGATAAGGTGAATGCGGAAGTGCCCGCCACCATTTCCGGCACGATGAAAGAGATCATCGCCGAGGAAGGGCAAACGGTAGAAGTGGGGCAATTGATCTGCCGGATTGAAGAAGAAGGTGCCGCGGCAACGGAGGCCCCTGCTGAAGAGAAAAAAGAAGAACCGAAGGCGGAAGAAGCCAAAACGGAAGCACCCGCCAAGAAGGATCAAGGTGAAACCTCGATGAAGCGGCGGTATTCGCCCGCTGTCTTGCGCCTGGCGCAGGAGCACAACATCGACCTGGAAAAAATCGAAGGAACGGGAGCGGGTGGTCGCATCACCCGCAAAGATGTCCTGCGCGTGATCGAATCCGGGCAGGTTGATGCGGTAAAAGCAGAGAAGGCCAAACAAGAAGCGGCACCGCAACAGGCACCGGCCGCGGAAGCCGCCCGCACTGCCACCGCACCGGTATCCGCCCCTGCTGTATCTGACGGAAAACCGACGGCTGGCATCACGCTGGAAGAAGGTGACCAAGAAGTGCCGGTCACGTCCGTACGCAAAACGATCGCCCAGCGGATGGTGCAAAGCAAGCACGAAGCGCCGCATGCATGGACCATGATGGAAGCCGACGTCACCGGGTTGGTCCAATTGCGCAACAAACTGAAAGACGAATTCAAAAAACGCGAGGGTGTCAGCTTGACGTTCCTGCCGTTCTTCATCAAGGCGGTCGTCGATTCGCTGAAGGAATTCCCGTATTTGAACGCTGTCTGGGGCGGCGACAAAATCATCCTGAAAAAACGGATCAATATCTCCATTGCTGTGGCCACCGACGATGCGTTGTACGTGCCGGTGATCAAAGATGCGGATGAGAAGAGCATCCTGGGCCTGGCCAAGGAAATACACCGATTGGTGGAAAAAACGCGTTCGGGCAAGCTGTCTCTGGAGGATCTGCAAGGTGGTACCTTCACGGTGAACAACACCGGTTCCTTCGGTTCGATCGCTTCGATGCCGATCATCAACCATCCGCAGGCGGCGATCATCTCCATGGAAGCGATCGTCAAAAAACCGGTCATCTTCAATGACATGATCGCGGTTCGTGACCGGGTCAACTTGTGCTTGTCACTGGATCACCGCATTCTGGACGGCTTGATGGCTGGACGCTTCCTGCAAGCGGTCAAAAAGCGTCTGGAAGCTTACGGTCCCGACACGCAAATCTGA
- the lipB gene encoding lipoyl(octanoyl) transferase LipB, with product MKRLGLVPYHEAWDMQKQIVKSIDEGNASNQLLLLEHPHTVTMGRGSHMENLLLTKEQYAERGVELVEIDRGGDVTYHGPEQLVGYPLFYLGERGNDAHAYLRDVEEALIVALRNWGIEGDRKPPYTGVWVGDEKIAAIGVKFNRGRQRKGYITSHGFALNVNTDLRYFNLIVPCGIQQYGVTSMEKILGKRIDMAEVMNQVVRGFSQVFGWPAVEEGERRNEAG from the coding sequence GTGAAGCGATTGGGTCTCGTGCCATATCACGAGGCGTGGGATATGCAGAAACAGATCGTAAAATCGATCGATGAAGGGAACGCGTCCAATCAATTGTTGCTGTTGGAGCATCCGCATACGGTGACGATGGGGCGCGGAAGCCATATGGAAAACCTGCTGCTAACCAAAGAGCAGTATGCCGAACGCGGTGTGGAACTGGTGGAGATCGACCGCGGTGGCGACGTCACCTATCACGGTCCGGAACAATTGGTGGGATATCCGCTGTTTTATCTCGGTGAGCGGGGCAATGATGCCCATGCGTATTTGCGCGACGTGGAGGAAGCATTGATTGTTGCCCTTCGCAACTGGGGCATTGAAGGCGACCGCAAACCGCCGTACACCGGTGTTTGGGTGGGAGATGAAAAAATCGCCGCGATCGGGGTGAAGTTCAACCGGGGACGCCAACGGAAAGGTTACATCACCAGTCACGGATTTGCGCTTAACGTCAATACCGATCTGCGGTATTTCAATCTGATCGTCCCGTGCGGTATTCAACAATACGGCGTTACGTCGATGGAAAAAATCCTCGGTAAACGCATCGATATGGCAGAAGTGATGAATCAGGTGGTGCGTGGTTTCAGCCAAGTATTCGGCTGGCCGGCCGTCGAAGAAGGAGAACGTCGGAACGAAGCCGGGTGA